From a region of the Apis mellifera strain DH4 linkage group LG2, Amel_HAv3.1, whole genome shotgun sequence genome:
- the LOC410803 gene encoding solute carrier family 41 member 1 isoform X1 — MIEDQVHQHPVRLPPDKNAHIDVTSKFENDQCKEPLLSEKQICHRITSEDARSTTGSESTIVNTTIMGTSLGTGTTTVTVTGMGGGTGTNAWMDTVVGVDTVTDPNDKSGEQDRVDVPIFDEGTTDSGRLPDLVAQSKIYGVNEDEPLESYLAITIQVFIPFLIAGLGMVGAGLVLDLVQHWVVFEKVSELIILVPALLGLKGNLEMTLASRLSTQANLGHMDTPKQQWYMIVGNLVLIQKISSCWQCQAIVVGFLGSVVAIVMGASRNGTISFDHAYLLCASSLVTASLASFVLGLITAGVIVFSRHCHINPDNVATPIAASLGDITSLALLSWISTILYESINKQDWVAPLVIACYILITPLWVWIAKRNKYTNDVLYSGWTPVMIAMLISSCGGLILEFMVSRFENLTVFQPVINGVGGNLVAVQASRISTALHKQAELGTLLIPPGHTHPVIFITPIANFFGKGMHARTTRVLMAMVIPGHIIFIYLINYMKDGNTSLTPLFVFVYLCAAMLQVAALLYIAYIMIHWMWKRKIDPDNSAIPYLTAMGDLLGISLLAIAFQFLYLVGDQDFDRTIPP; from the exons ATGATAGAGGACCAGGTGCATCAACATCCGGTACGATTACCTCCCGACAAAAACGCCCATATCGATGTTACATCCAAATTTGAAAA TGATCAATGCAAAGAACCTTTACTTTCCGAAAAGCAAATTTGCCACAGGATAACGTCGGAGGATGCTCGTTCGACCACTGGCTCGGAATCAACGATCGTAAACACAACGATCATGGGCACGAGTTTGGGCACAGGCACGACTACGGTGACGGTGACGGGTATGGGGGGAGGAACGGGGACGAACGCATGGATGGACACGGTTGTTGGGGTTGACACCGTCACCGATCCCAACGACAAATCCGGGGAACAAGACCGCGTCGATGTGCCTATATTCGACGAGGGAACCACCGATAGCGGCCGTCTTCCCGATCTTGTCGCTCAGAGTAAAATATACGGTGTAAACGAAGATGAACCTCTCGAATCGTATTTGGCGATCACCATTCAAGTTTTCATACCGTTTCTTATCGCCGGCCTTGGCATGGTGGGGGCAGGATTAGTTTTAGACTTGGTTCAA CATTGGGTCGTGTTCGAGAAAGTGAGCGAACTCATCATTCTAGTCCCAGCGTTATTGGGTTTGAaaggaaatttagaaatgactCTTGCATCCCGTCTTTCGACTCAAGCGAATCTCGGCCATATGGACACGCCGAAACAACAATGGTACATGATCGTTGGAAATCTCGTCTTGATTCAA AAAATCAGTTCGTGTTGGCAGTGCCAGGCGATAGTGGTTGGATTTCTCGGCTCTGTGGTGGCAATCGTAATGGGAGCATCTCGAAACGGTACCATCTCGTTCGATCATGCATATCTATTGTGCGCGAGCAGTTTGGTTACCGCATCCCTGGCTTCGTTCGTCCTTGGATTGATAACTGCAGGTGTGATCGTTTTCTCCCGACATTGTCACATTAATCCGGACAACGTCGCGACACCGATCGCAGCCAGTCTCGGAGATATCACCTCTTTGGCTTTACTCTCGTGGATATCTACCATTCTTTacgaatcaataaataaacaagattGGGTCGCACCCCTCGTGATCGCTTGCTACATCCTGATTACACCTCTCTGGGTATGGATCGCCAAGAGAAACAAATACACAAACGATGTCCTTTACTCTGGATGGACTCCTGTCATGATCGCTATGCTGATCAGCAG TTGCGGTGGTCTGATACTCGAATTCATGGTCTCGCGATTCGAAAACTTGACCGTTTTCCAACCGGTGATCAACGGCGTCGGTGGAAATTTGGTAGCTGTACAAGCAAGCAGAATATCGACAGCCCTTCACAAACAAGCCGAACTGGGAACTCTTCTAATTCCACCTGGTCACACGCATCCCGTTATCTTTATTACACCTATCGCTAACTTTTTTGGCAAAG gTATGCACGCGAGAACAACCAGAGTTCTAATGGCAATGGTTATACCAGGCcacataattttcatttatctaattaattatatgaaggATGGCAACACTTCACTAACGCCTCTCTTCGTTTTTGTTTACTTGTGCGCCGCCATGCTCCAAGTTGCCGCTCTCCTGTACATTGCGTACATAATGATACATTGGATGTGGAAACGAAAAATCGATCCAGACAATTCGGCGATTCCATATTTAACAGCGATGGGAGATTTATTAGGCATCAGTTTATTAGCGATcgcttttcaatttctttaccTTGTTGGAGATCAagatttcgatcgaacgatcccTCCCTAA
- the LOC410803 gene encoding solute carrier family 41 member 1 isoform X2: MIEDQVHQHPVRLPPDKNAHIDVTSKFENDQCKEPLLSEKQICHRITSEDARSTTGSESTIVNTTIMGTSLGTGTTTVTVTGMGGGTGTNAWMDTVVGVDTVTDPNDKSGEQDRVDVPIFDEGTTDSGRLPDLVAQSKIYGVNEDEPLESYLAITIQVFIPFLIAGLGMVGAGLVLDLVQHWVVFEKVSELIILVPALLGLKGNLEMTLASRLSTQANLGHMDTPKQQWYMIVGNLVLIQCQAIVVGFLGSVVAIVMGASRNGTISFDHAYLLCASSLVTASLASFVLGLITAGVIVFSRHCHINPDNVATPIAASLGDITSLALLSWISTILYESINKQDWVAPLVIACYILITPLWVWIAKRNKYTNDVLYSGWTPVMIAMLISSCGGLILEFMVSRFENLTVFQPVINGVGGNLVAVQASRISTALHKQAELGTLLIPPGHTHPVIFITPIANFFGKGMHARTTRVLMAMVIPGHIIFIYLINYMKDGNTSLTPLFVFVYLCAAMLQVAALLYIAYIMIHWMWKRKIDPDNSAIPYLTAMGDLLGISLLAIAFQFLYLVGDQDFDRTIPP; the protein is encoded by the exons ATGATAGAGGACCAGGTGCATCAACATCCGGTACGATTACCTCCCGACAAAAACGCCCATATCGATGTTACATCCAAATTTGAAAA TGATCAATGCAAAGAACCTTTACTTTCCGAAAAGCAAATTTGCCACAGGATAACGTCGGAGGATGCTCGTTCGACCACTGGCTCGGAATCAACGATCGTAAACACAACGATCATGGGCACGAGTTTGGGCACAGGCACGACTACGGTGACGGTGACGGGTATGGGGGGAGGAACGGGGACGAACGCATGGATGGACACGGTTGTTGGGGTTGACACCGTCACCGATCCCAACGACAAATCCGGGGAACAAGACCGCGTCGATGTGCCTATATTCGACGAGGGAACCACCGATAGCGGCCGTCTTCCCGATCTTGTCGCTCAGAGTAAAATATACGGTGTAAACGAAGATGAACCTCTCGAATCGTATTTGGCGATCACCATTCAAGTTTTCATACCGTTTCTTATCGCCGGCCTTGGCATGGTGGGGGCAGGATTAGTTTTAGACTTGGTTCAA CATTGGGTCGTGTTCGAGAAAGTGAGCGAACTCATCATTCTAGTCCCAGCGTTATTGGGTTTGAaaggaaatttagaaatgactCTTGCATCCCGTCTTTCGACTCAAGCGAATCTCGGCCATATGGACACGCCGAAACAACAATGGTACATGATCGTTGGAAATCTCGTCTTGATTCAA TGCCAGGCGATAGTGGTTGGATTTCTCGGCTCTGTGGTGGCAATCGTAATGGGAGCATCTCGAAACGGTACCATCTCGTTCGATCATGCATATCTATTGTGCGCGAGCAGTTTGGTTACCGCATCCCTGGCTTCGTTCGTCCTTGGATTGATAACTGCAGGTGTGATCGTTTTCTCCCGACATTGTCACATTAATCCGGACAACGTCGCGACACCGATCGCAGCCAGTCTCGGAGATATCACCTCTTTGGCTTTACTCTCGTGGATATCTACCATTCTTTacgaatcaataaataaacaagattGGGTCGCACCCCTCGTGATCGCTTGCTACATCCTGATTACACCTCTCTGGGTATGGATCGCCAAGAGAAACAAATACACAAACGATGTCCTTTACTCTGGATGGACTCCTGTCATGATCGCTATGCTGATCAGCAG TTGCGGTGGTCTGATACTCGAATTCATGGTCTCGCGATTCGAAAACTTGACCGTTTTCCAACCGGTGATCAACGGCGTCGGTGGAAATTTGGTAGCTGTACAAGCAAGCAGAATATCGACAGCCCTTCACAAACAAGCCGAACTGGGAACTCTTCTAATTCCACCTGGTCACACGCATCCCGTTATCTTTATTACACCTATCGCTAACTTTTTTGGCAAAG gTATGCACGCGAGAACAACCAGAGTTCTAATGGCAATGGTTATACCAGGCcacataattttcatttatctaattaattatatgaaggATGGCAACACTTCACTAACGCCTCTCTTCGTTTTTGTTTACTTGTGCGCCGCCATGCTCCAAGTTGCCGCTCTCCTGTACATTGCGTACATAATGATACATTGGATGTGGAAACGAAAAATCGATCCAGACAATTCGGCGATTCCATATTTAACAGCGATGGGAGATTTATTAGGCATCAGTTTATTAGCGATcgcttttcaatttctttaccTTGTTGGAGATCAagatttcgatcgaacgatcccTCCCTAA
- the LOC410803 gene encoding solute carrier family 41 member 1 isoform X3: MGTSLGTGTTTVTVTGMGGGTGTNAWMDTVVGVDTVTDPNDKSGEQDRVDVPIFDEGTTDSGRLPDLVAQSKIYGVNEDEPLESYLAITIQVFIPFLIAGLGMVGAGLVLDLVQHWVVFEKVSELIILVPALLGLKGNLEMTLASRLSTQANLGHMDTPKQQWYMIVGNLVLIQKISSCWQCQAIVVGFLGSVVAIVMGASRNGTISFDHAYLLCASSLVTASLASFVLGLITAGVIVFSRHCHINPDNVATPIAASLGDITSLALLSWISTILYESINKQDWVAPLVIACYILITPLWVWIAKRNKYTNDVLYSGWTPVMIAMLISSCGGLILEFMVSRFENLTVFQPVINGVGGNLVAVQASRISTALHKQAELGTLLIPPGHTHPVIFITPIANFFGKGMHARTTRVLMAMVIPGHIIFIYLINYMKDGNTSLTPLFVFVYLCAAMLQVAALLYIAYIMIHWMWKRKIDPDNSAIPYLTAMGDLLGISLLAIAFQFLYLVGDQDFDRTIPP; this comes from the exons ATGGGCACGAGTTTGGGCACAGGCACGACTACGGTGACGGTGACGGGTATGGGGGGAGGAACGGGGACGAACGCATGGATGGACACGGTTGTTGGGGTTGACACCGTCACCGATCCCAACGACAAATCCGGGGAACAAGACCGCGTCGATGTGCCTATATTCGACGAGGGAACCACCGATAGCGGCCGTCTTCCCGATCTTGTCGCTCAGAGTAAAATATACGGTGTAAACGAAGATGAACCTCTCGAATCGTATTTGGCGATCACCATTCAAGTTTTCATACCGTTTCTTATCGCCGGCCTTGGCATGGTGGGGGCAGGATTAGTTTTAGACTTGGTTCAA CATTGGGTCGTGTTCGAGAAAGTGAGCGAACTCATCATTCTAGTCCCAGCGTTATTGGGTTTGAaaggaaatttagaaatgactCTTGCATCCCGTCTTTCGACTCAAGCGAATCTCGGCCATATGGACACGCCGAAACAACAATGGTACATGATCGTTGGAAATCTCGTCTTGATTCAA AAAATCAGTTCGTGTTGGCAGTGCCAGGCGATAGTGGTTGGATTTCTCGGCTCTGTGGTGGCAATCGTAATGGGAGCATCTCGAAACGGTACCATCTCGTTCGATCATGCATATCTATTGTGCGCGAGCAGTTTGGTTACCGCATCCCTGGCTTCGTTCGTCCTTGGATTGATAACTGCAGGTGTGATCGTTTTCTCCCGACATTGTCACATTAATCCGGACAACGTCGCGACACCGATCGCAGCCAGTCTCGGAGATATCACCTCTTTGGCTTTACTCTCGTGGATATCTACCATTCTTTacgaatcaataaataaacaagattGGGTCGCACCCCTCGTGATCGCTTGCTACATCCTGATTACACCTCTCTGGGTATGGATCGCCAAGAGAAACAAATACACAAACGATGTCCTTTACTCTGGATGGACTCCTGTCATGATCGCTATGCTGATCAGCAG TTGCGGTGGTCTGATACTCGAATTCATGGTCTCGCGATTCGAAAACTTGACCGTTTTCCAACCGGTGATCAACGGCGTCGGTGGAAATTTGGTAGCTGTACAAGCAAGCAGAATATCGACAGCCCTTCACAAACAAGCCGAACTGGGAACTCTTCTAATTCCACCTGGTCACACGCATCCCGTTATCTTTATTACACCTATCGCTAACTTTTTTGGCAAAG gTATGCACGCGAGAACAACCAGAGTTCTAATGGCAATGGTTATACCAGGCcacataattttcatttatctaattaattatatgaaggATGGCAACACTTCACTAACGCCTCTCTTCGTTTTTGTTTACTTGTGCGCCGCCATGCTCCAAGTTGCCGCTCTCCTGTACATTGCGTACATAATGATACATTGGATGTGGAAACGAAAAATCGATCCAGACAATTCGGCGATTCCATATTTAACAGCGATGGGAGATTTATTAGGCATCAGTTTATTAGCGATcgcttttcaatttctttaccTTGTTGGAGATCAagatttcgatcgaacgatcccTCCCTAA